The following proteins come from a genomic window of Drosophila sulfurigaster albostrigata strain 15112-1811.04 chromosome X, ASM2355843v2, whole genome shotgun sequence:
- the LOC133847473 gene encoding von Willebrand factor A domain-containing protein 8 isoform X1: MIYHLQCRGGYLVRQSLQKTVWGRHCATIARDSKDLDGEQITIGDVAVRLKKPKNIHLVPHKYVNYARDGSIEMSQSRLHHLRWMLQKDALKQDMFLLGSPGPLRRQLVMQYLELTNRELEYVALSRDTTENDLKQRREIQNKTATYYDQCAVRAALHGRVLVLDGVENVERNVLPVLNNLLENREMHLESGKFLMAPDRYDKLLETHTKEQLDQWGVLRVSEDFRVVALGLPAQKYKGTPLDPPLRSRFQSRNVASYTFLELYDELQQLASDVPAEKLKQLLTFALTLQTADKDIQLPDFPLHNLRLAVQMLQTNPALTLHDVISNVYPYQSILNAEQQKRVHELLTSLQIQRVSGHKVKSVTSQEEKDSIKVNLDDLQLSLPGGSISVSSEKFVDLSHQRQVLASLLQMYAVGDICLVGEKGVGKLTLTKQLMRLLHQSTEPMMLYEDMTSRDLIQQRITNAEGDTIWQDSPLVRAAKTGSVVILNGLHRLHKSTSAVLQRIIHEREVQLCDGTTLLRSDRYKALLSQGLGEDELTKLGIFPIRESFRIIALAEPPKIGGIKASWLTPELLSMFLYQELRPLQQSEENELLLQFCGKVEPKMQQLLQLAQILRSSTDSMLQSLSGTLSTRQLLKLGRRLAAYPDSDVYELLQNTFLIKFMPSLSRAALEQAMQQAGINQSSNFKFFGNKNKTSQISVVDNRLRIGATEMPLAELQLEQQSKVPSTLFYEMSQHVVLLERLLQDYLIGEHLLLVGNQGVGKNKLIDRLLELMRRPREYIQLHRDTTVHSLTVQSTLRDGQIVFEDSALVKAVKAGHVLVIDEADKAPVNVTCILRNLVESGEMILSDGRRIVPHNDTRADGAFDFIKTHPDFRLIVLANRPGFPFLGNDFFAALGDIFSCHAIDNPMPDSEIFLLQQYGPNVPVKTLRKLVNAFGELRNLADEGLLNYPYSTREVVNIVKHLEAYPGEDMSELVGNVLDFDRYQPEALDQVTQVLSKHGLPIEAYAKNELQALREKKELQLSVKRYSGLGVSGPKFGKEDPKNEPHVGGNTWAGGTGGRDTAGLGGKGGPFRLDKGHKVHQLSDEEKAAIPEDIKRAAREMNRKAYEQKLQEIKMSAFDHQVYAQYSEPNRKQVQQLKAILEAMQTKSKERLWQKYQTDGELDDTRLIEGITGEKNIYKRRSEANPEADHAQEQPNRLKLVVDVSGSMYRFNGYDGRLDRELEAVVMVMEAFHGYEKKIVYDIIGHSGEGWELPFVNAASAPKNDKDRYMAIRQMHAHSQYCWSGDSTVKAAREACTSLSAEENYENGTVVVLSDANLARYGIAPKDLAKALRSGEPKVKGYVIFIGSLAEEAEEIITEMPAGQSFVCMDVTKLPQILKQIFTSSLL, translated from the exons TAAATTACGCACGTGATGGATCAATTGAGATGAGTCAGTCCCGACTCCATCACTTGCGATGGATGCTACAAAAGGATGCATTAAAGCAAGATATGTTTCTTCTCGGTTCTCCTGGGCCGCTTAGACGACAACTGGTCATGCAGTACCTGGAGCTGACGAATCGGGAACTGGAATACGTGGCACTTAGTCGCGACACAACGGAGAATGATCTGAAGCAGCGACGCGAGATTCAGAATAAAACAGCAACATACTATGATCAATGCGCCGTGAGAGCTGCACTTCATGGGCGGGTCTTAGTTTTGGACGGTGTTGAGAATGTTGAACGCAATGTATTGCCAGTGCTCAACAATCTGTTGGAGAATCGTGAAATGCATCTGGAGAGTGGCAAGTTTCTAATGGCGCCTGATCGTTATGATAAATTGTTAGAG ACTCACACAAAAGAGCAACTTGATCAATGGGGTGTCCTGCGGGTCTCTGAGGACTTTCGCGTCGTTGCACTAGGTTTGCCCGCACAGAAATATAAAGGAACGCCCCTTGATCCGCCACTGCGTTCGAGATTCCAATCGCGAAATGTCGCGTCATACACATTTCTGGAGCTGTACGATGAATTGCAACAACTGGCATCTGATGTGCCTGCTGAGAAACTAAAACAACTACTTACGTTTGCATTGACGCTTCAAACCGCTGACAAGGATATTCAATTGCCCGATTTCCCTTTACATAATCTGCGTTTAGCTGTCCAGATGCTG CAAACAAATCCAGCGCTCACTCTACATGATGTGATTTCGAACGTTTATCCATAccaaagtattttaaatgccGAGCAACAGAAGCGTGTACACGAATTATTGACGAGTCTTCAAATTCAGCGAGTGTCCGGCCACAAGGTGAAGAGTGTTACCAGCCAGGAAGAGAAAGACTCAATCAAAGTGAACCTCGATGATCTACAACTGAGTTTGCCAGGTGgatcaatttcagtttcaagTGAAAAATTTGTGGATCTATCCCATCAACGCCAAGTTCTTGCTTCGTTGCTGCAAATGTATGCCGTGGGCGATATCTGTTTGGTCGGCGAGAAGGGCGTAGGCAAACTCACGCTCACTAAGCAGCTAATGCGGCTACTTCATCAAAGCACAGAGCCAATGATGCTCTACGAAGATATGACTTCTAGGGATTTGATCCAACAACGCATTACCAACGCTGAGGGCGACACTATCTGGCAGGATTCGCCGTTAGTACGAGCAGCAAAAACAGGATCGGTTGTTATTTTGAACGGACTTCATCGATTGCATAAGAGTACGTCTGCTGTTCTGCAACG AATAATTCATGAACGTGAGGTGCAGCTATGTGATGGCACAACATTGCTGCGTTCAGATCGCTACAAAGCTCTTCTTAGCCAAGGACTTGGTGAAGACGAATTGACCAAACTTGGCATTTTTCCAATACGCGAATCATTTCGCATTATAGCATTGGCGGAACCACCTAAAATTGGCGGCATAAAAGCCAGCTGGCTTACCCCAGAATTGCTTAGCATGTTTCTCTATCAGGAACTCCGACCACTGCAGCAGAGTGAAGAGAACGAactgttgttgcagttttgtGGCAAAGTGGAACCGAAGatgcaacaactgctgcagtTAGCACAAATCTTACGCAGTTCAACGGATTCGATGCTTCAGAGTTTGTCCGGAACACTGTCAACCCGACAGCTACTAAAATTGGGCCGTCGCCTAGCTGCCTATCCCGACAGCGATGTCTACGAACTGTTGCAAAACACCTTCCTGATAAAGTTTATGCCATCATTATCCCGTGCGGCATTGGAGCAAGCCATGCAACAAGCCGGCATCAATCAAAgctcaaatttcaaattctttggcaacaaaaataagacTAGTCAAATTAGTGTGGTTGACAATAGACTACGAATTGGTGCAACTGAGATGCCGTTGGCTGAATTACAATTGGAGCAGCAGTCCAAAGTACCGAGCACTCTATTTTATGAAATGTCTCAACATGTTGTGCTGCTGGAGCGTCTTTTGCAGGACTATTTAATTGGCGAGCACCTGCTGTTGGTTGGTAATCAAGGCGTGGGCAAAAATAAACTCATCGATCGGCTCTTGGAACTTATGCGACGTCCGCGCGAATATATCCAACTACACAGGGACACGACGGTACACAGTTTAACCGTCCAGTCAACGCTACGCGATGGCCAAATCGTTTTCGAGGACAGCGCGCTGGTTAAGGCAGTCAAAGCGGGTCATGTACTGGTTATTGACGAGGCGGACAAAGCGCCTGTGAATGTCACCTGCATTTTGCGGAATTTAGTCGAAAGTGGCGAGATGATACTTTCCGATGGTCGACGTATTGTGCCTCACAATGACACTCGTGCCGATGGCGCATTCGATTTTATTAAGACGCATCCAGATTTTCGTTTGATTGTGCTAGCAAATCGTCCTGGATTTCCGTTTTTGGGCAACGATTTCTTTGCGGCACTTGGTGATATCTTCAGCTGTCATGCCATCGACAATCCAATGCCAGACTCGGAGATTTTCCTATTGCAGCAGTACGGACCGAATGTGCCCGTTAAAACGCTACGAAAATTGGTGAACGCTTTCGGTGAATTACGAAATCTTGCTGACGAGGGATTGCTCAACTATCCATACTCGACGCGTGAAGTTGTGAACATTGTTAAGCACTTGGAGGCATATCCGGGCGAGGACATGTCCGAGCTGGTGGGCAATGTCTTAGACTTCGATCGTTACCAACCTGAGGCATTGGATCAGGTTACACAGGTGCTGTCCAAGCATGGTCTGCCCATTGAGGCATATGCCAAAAATGAACTACAAGCGCTGCGAGAGAAAAAGGAGCTCCAGCTAAGTGTCAAACGTTATAGTGGCCTGGGCGTTTCGGGACCCAAGTTCGGCAAAGAGGATCCCAAGAATGAGCCTCATGTAGGTGGCAATACGTGGGCGGGAGGCACCGGTGGACGAGATACGGCAGGCTTAGGCGGAAAAGGTGGACCATTTCGATTAGACAAGGGCCATAAGGTGCATCAACTGAGCGATGAGGAAAAAGCGGCCATTCCAGAGGATATTAAACGTGCGGCAAGAGAAATGAATCGTAAGGCATATGAGCAAAAATTGCAAGAGATTAAAATGTCTGCATTCGATCATCAAGTCTATGCACAGTATAGtgaaccgaatcgcaagcaaGTGCAACAGCTTAAAGCTATTTTAGAGGCAATGCAGACAAAGAGCAAGGAACGCTTATGGCAAAAGTATCAAACCGATGGTGAGCTTGACGACACACGTCTCATTGAGGGCATCACCGGTGagaaaaacatatataaacgGCGCAGTGAGGCTAATCCTGAGGCCGATCATGCACAGGAGCAACCAAATCGACTCAAGCTTGTTGTTGATGTCTCTGGATCCATGTACAG ATTCAATGGCTATGATGGTCGGCTTGATCGTGAATTGGAGGCCGTTGTCATGGTCATGGAAGCATTCCATGGATATGAAAAGAAAATCGTTTACGATATTATCGGACATAGTGGCGAAGGATGGGAATTGCCCTTCGTGAATGCGGCAAGTGCTCCTAAGAACGACAAGGACCGATATATGGCAATACGTCAGATGCATGCGCATTCACAATATTGTTGGTCTGGGGACAGCACGGTGAAAGCAGCTCGCGAAGCTTGTACCTCATTGAGCGCTGAGGAAAACTATGAAAATGGTACTGTTGTTGTCCTTAGCGATGCCAATCTCGCCCGCTACGGTATTGCACCCAAGGATCTGGCAAAGGCTCTTCGAAGCGGTGAACCTAAGGTTAAAGGCTACGTCATCTTTATTGGCAGTCTTGCTGAAGAGGCCGAGGA AATCATAACTGAAATGCCAGCCGGTCAAAGCTTTGTATGTATGGATGTTACAAAACTGCCGCAGAttctaaaacaaatatttacctcATCGCTTCTGTGA
- the LOC133847473 gene encoding von Willebrand factor A domain-containing protein 8 isoform X2 — MQYLELTNRELEYVALSRDTTENDLKQRREIQNKTATYYDQCAVRAALHGRVLVLDGVENVERNVLPVLNNLLENREMHLESGKFLMAPDRYDKLLETHTKEQLDQWGVLRVSEDFRVVALGLPAQKYKGTPLDPPLRSRFQSRNVASYTFLELYDELQQLASDVPAEKLKQLLTFALTLQTADKDIQLPDFPLHNLRLAVQMLQTNPALTLHDVISNVYPYQSILNAEQQKRVHELLTSLQIQRVSGHKVKSVTSQEEKDSIKVNLDDLQLSLPGGSISVSSEKFVDLSHQRQVLASLLQMYAVGDICLVGEKGVGKLTLTKQLMRLLHQSTEPMMLYEDMTSRDLIQQRITNAEGDTIWQDSPLVRAAKTGSVVILNGLHRLHKSTSAVLQRIIHEREVQLCDGTTLLRSDRYKALLSQGLGEDELTKLGIFPIRESFRIIALAEPPKIGGIKASWLTPELLSMFLYQELRPLQQSEENELLLQFCGKVEPKMQQLLQLAQILRSSTDSMLQSLSGTLSTRQLLKLGRRLAAYPDSDVYELLQNTFLIKFMPSLSRAALEQAMQQAGINQSSNFKFFGNKNKTSQISVVDNRLRIGATEMPLAELQLEQQSKVPSTLFYEMSQHVVLLERLLQDYLIGEHLLLVGNQGVGKNKLIDRLLELMRRPREYIQLHRDTTVHSLTVQSTLRDGQIVFEDSALVKAVKAGHVLVIDEADKAPVNVTCILRNLVESGEMILSDGRRIVPHNDTRADGAFDFIKTHPDFRLIVLANRPGFPFLGNDFFAALGDIFSCHAIDNPMPDSEIFLLQQYGPNVPVKTLRKLVNAFGELRNLADEGLLNYPYSTREVVNIVKHLEAYPGEDMSELVGNVLDFDRYQPEALDQVTQVLSKHGLPIEAYAKNELQALREKKELQLSVKRYSGLGVSGPKFGKEDPKNEPHVGGNTWAGGTGGRDTAGLGGKGGPFRLDKGHKVHQLSDEEKAAIPEDIKRAAREMNRKAYEQKLQEIKMSAFDHQVYAQYSEPNRKQVQQLKAILEAMQTKSKERLWQKYQTDGELDDTRLIEGITGEKNIYKRRSEANPEADHAQEQPNRLKLVVDVSGSMYRFNGYDGRLDRELEAVVMVMEAFHGYEKKIVYDIIGHSGEGWELPFVNAASAPKNDKDRYMAIRQMHAHSQYCWSGDSTVKAAREACTSLSAEENYENGTVVVLSDANLARYGIAPKDLAKALRSGEPKVKGYVIFIGSLAEEAEEIITEMPAGQSFVCMDVTKLPQILKQIFTSSLL; from the exons ATGCAGTACCTGGAGCTGACGAATCGGGAACTGGAATACGTGGCACTTAGTCGCGACACAACGGAGAATGATCTGAAGCAGCGACGCGAGATTCAGAATAAAACAGCAACATACTATGATCAATGCGCCGTGAGAGCTGCACTTCATGGGCGGGTCTTAGTTTTGGACGGTGTTGAGAATGTTGAACGCAATGTATTGCCAGTGCTCAACAATCTGTTGGAGAATCGTGAAATGCATCTGGAGAGTGGCAAGTTTCTAATGGCGCCTGATCGTTATGATAAATTGTTAGAG ACTCACACAAAAGAGCAACTTGATCAATGGGGTGTCCTGCGGGTCTCTGAGGACTTTCGCGTCGTTGCACTAGGTTTGCCCGCACAGAAATATAAAGGAACGCCCCTTGATCCGCCACTGCGTTCGAGATTCCAATCGCGAAATGTCGCGTCATACACATTTCTGGAGCTGTACGATGAATTGCAACAACTGGCATCTGATGTGCCTGCTGAGAAACTAAAACAACTACTTACGTTTGCATTGACGCTTCAAACCGCTGACAAGGATATTCAATTGCCCGATTTCCCTTTACATAATCTGCGTTTAGCTGTCCAGATGCTG CAAACAAATCCAGCGCTCACTCTACATGATGTGATTTCGAACGTTTATCCATAccaaagtattttaaatgccGAGCAACAGAAGCGTGTACACGAATTATTGACGAGTCTTCAAATTCAGCGAGTGTCCGGCCACAAGGTGAAGAGTGTTACCAGCCAGGAAGAGAAAGACTCAATCAAAGTGAACCTCGATGATCTACAACTGAGTTTGCCAGGTGgatcaatttcagtttcaagTGAAAAATTTGTGGATCTATCCCATCAACGCCAAGTTCTTGCTTCGTTGCTGCAAATGTATGCCGTGGGCGATATCTGTTTGGTCGGCGAGAAGGGCGTAGGCAAACTCACGCTCACTAAGCAGCTAATGCGGCTACTTCATCAAAGCACAGAGCCAATGATGCTCTACGAAGATATGACTTCTAGGGATTTGATCCAACAACGCATTACCAACGCTGAGGGCGACACTATCTGGCAGGATTCGCCGTTAGTACGAGCAGCAAAAACAGGATCGGTTGTTATTTTGAACGGACTTCATCGATTGCATAAGAGTACGTCTGCTGTTCTGCAACG AATAATTCATGAACGTGAGGTGCAGCTATGTGATGGCACAACATTGCTGCGTTCAGATCGCTACAAAGCTCTTCTTAGCCAAGGACTTGGTGAAGACGAATTGACCAAACTTGGCATTTTTCCAATACGCGAATCATTTCGCATTATAGCATTGGCGGAACCACCTAAAATTGGCGGCATAAAAGCCAGCTGGCTTACCCCAGAATTGCTTAGCATGTTTCTCTATCAGGAACTCCGACCACTGCAGCAGAGTGAAGAGAACGAactgttgttgcagttttgtGGCAAAGTGGAACCGAAGatgcaacaactgctgcagtTAGCACAAATCTTACGCAGTTCAACGGATTCGATGCTTCAGAGTTTGTCCGGAACACTGTCAACCCGACAGCTACTAAAATTGGGCCGTCGCCTAGCTGCCTATCCCGACAGCGATGTCTACGAACTGTTGCAAAACACCTTCCTGATAAAGTTTATGCCATCATTATCCCGTGCGGCATTGGAGCAAGCCATGCAACAAGCCGGCATCAATCAAAgctcaaatttcaaattctttggcaacaaaaataagacTAGTCAAATTAGTGTGGTTGACAATAGACTACGAATTGGTGCAACTGAGATGCCGTTGGCTGAATTACAATTGGAGCAGCAGTCCAAAGTACCGAGCACTCTATTTTATGAAATGTCTCAACATGTTGTGCTGCTGGAGCGTCTTTTGCAGGACTATTTAATTGGCGAGCACCTGCTGTTGGTTGGTAATCAAGGCGTGGGCAAAAATAAACTCATCGATCGGCTCTTGGAACTTATGCGACGTCCGCGCGAATATATCCAACTACACAGGGACACGACGGTACACAGTTTAACCGTCCAGTCAACGCTACGCGATGGCCAAATCGTTTTCGAGGACAGCGCGCTGGTTAAGGCAGTCAAAGCGGGTCATGTACTGGTTATTGACGAGGCGGACAAAGCGCCTGTGAATGTCACCTGCATTTTGCGGAATTTAGTCGAAAGTGGCGAGATGATACTTTCCGATGGTCGACGTATTGTGCCTCACAATGACACTCGTGCCGATGGCGCATTCGATTTTATTAAGACGCATCCAGATTTTCGTTTGATTGTGCTAGCAAATCGTCCTGGATTTCCGTTTTTGGGCAACGATTTCTTTGCGGCACTTGGTGATATCTTCAGCTGTCATGCCATCGACAATCCAATGCCAGACTCGGAGATTTTCCTATTGCAGCAGTACGGACCGAATGTGCCCGTTAAAACGCTACGAAAATTGGTGAACGCTTTCGGTGAATTACGAAATCTTGCTGACGAGGGATTGCTCAACTATCCATACTCGACGCGTGAAGTTGTGAACATTGTTAAGCACTTGGAGGCATATCCGGGCGAGGACATGTCCGAGCTGGTGGGCAATGTCTTAGACTTCGATCGTTACCAACCTGAGGCATTGGATCAGGTTACACAGGTGCTGTCCAAGCATGGTCTGCCCATTGAGGCATATGCCAAAAATGAACTACAAGCGCTGCGAGAGAAAAAGGAGCTCCAGCTAAGTGTCAAACGTTATAGTGGCCTGGGCGTTTCGGGACCCAAGTTCGGCAAAGAGGATCCCAAGAATGAGCCTCATGTAGGTGGCAATACGTGGGCGGGAGGCACCGGTGGACGAGATACGGCAGGCTTAGGCGGAAAAGGTGGACCATTTCGATTAGACAAGGGCCATAAGGTGCATCAACTGAGCGATGAGGAAAAAGCGGCCATTCCAGAGGATATTAAACGTGCGGCAAGAGAAATGAATCGTAAGGCATATGAGCAAAAATTGCAAGAGATTAAAATGTCTGCATTCGATCATCAAGTCTATGCACAGTATAGtgaaccgaatcgcaagcaaGTGCAACAGCTTAAAGCTATTTTAGAGGCAATGCAGACAAAGAGCAAGGAACGCTTATGGCAAAAGTATCAAACCGATGGTGAGCTTGACGACACACGTCTCATTGAGGGCATCACCGGTGagaaaaacatatataaacgGCGCAGTGAGGCTAATCCTGAGGCCGATCATGCACAGGAGCAACCAAATCGACTCAAGCTTGTTGTTGATGTCTCTGGATCCATGTACAG ATTCAATGGCTATGATGGTCGGCTTGATCGTGAATTGGAGGCCGTTGTCATGGTCATGGAAGCATTCCATGGATATGAAAAGAAAATCGTTTACGATATTATCGGACATAGTGGCGAAGGATGGGAATTGCCCTTCGTGAATGCGGCAAGTGCTCCTAAGAACGACAAGGACCGATATATGGCAATACGTCAGATGCATGCGCATTCACAATATTGTTGGTCTGGGGACAGCACGGTGAAAGCAGCTCGCGAAGCTTGTACCTCATTGAGCGCTGAGGAAAACTATGAAAATGGTACTGTTGTTGTCCTTAGCGATGCCAATCTCGCCCGCTACGGTATTGCACCCAAGGATCTGGCAAAGGCTCTTCGAAGCGGTGAACCTAAGGTTAAAGGCTACGTCATCTTTATTGGCAGTCTTGCTGAAGAGGCCGAGGA AATCATAACTGAAATGCCAGCCGGTCAAAGCTTTGTATGTATGGATGTTACAAAACTGCCGCAGAttctaaaacaaatatttacctcATCGCTTCTGTGA